A region from the Coffea eugenioides isolate CCC68of chromosome 9, Ceug_1.0, whole genome shotgun sequence genome encodes:
- the LOC113783830 gene encoding transcription repressor KAN1-like isoform X1 — MEGSGDAECSKTCPSSGETEADEDENEDEGKIDDDHKQKDGGTSSNSSTVEENEINKPPVRPYVRSKMPRLRWTPDLHLRFLHAVERLGGQERATPKSVLQLMNTKGLNITHVKSHLQMYRSKKIDDPSQGITDHRQVFEGVDPNIFNLSQIPMFPGFHHNHKSTFRYGEATWDRLATLMQISTMRQNMINKIRPGFYDIWTGRNIGSRSSEVYSRILNSNQLSSWHTDELQSTMQSFHDQQEYQQDRLKSSKQVQSKTVYFSSGRSKILGVEEGMILEKRAGVKRKASNCNVHLNLSLGLGPVRDGYHEGLEDDDGHLSLSLCSPSSSKIRRLIDDTSTENACGASTLDLTL; from the exons ATGGAGGGAAGTGGGGATGCTGAATGCTCCAAGACATGCCCTTCTTCTGGGGAAACTGAGGCTGATGAGGACGAGAACGAGGATGAAGGGAAGATTGATGATGATCATAAGCAGAAAGATGGAGGAACCTCAAGCAACAGCAGTACTGTTGAAGAGAATGAGATCAACAAGCCCCCTGTAAGGCCTTATGTCCGATCCAAGATGCCTAGACTCCGTTGGACACCTGATCTTCATCTTCGCTTCCTTCATGCAGTTGAGAGACTTGGTGGACAAGAAA GGGCAACACCAAAGTCAGTTCTTCAATTGATGAACACAAAAGGGCTAAACATTACTCATGTGAAGAGTCATTTGCAG ATGTATAGGAGCAAGAAGATTGATGACCCCAGTCAAG GGATAACAGATCATAGGCAGGTTTTTGAAGGTGTGGATCCAAATATTTTCAACCTGAGCCAAATTCCCATGTTTCCAGGCTTTCATCATAACCACAAGTCCACCTTCAG ATATGGAGAAGCAACTTGGGATCGTCTTGCGACTTTAATGCAAATCTCTACAATGAGACAGAACATGATTAACAAGATTAGGCCAGGATTTTATGATATATGGACCGGAAGGAACATTGGCTCAAGGAGCAGTGAAGTTTATTCCAGGATCCTGAACTCAAATCAGCTATCATCTTGGCACACTGATGAATTACAATCCACAATGCAATCATTTCATGACCAGCAAGAATACCAGCAAGATCGGTTAAAATCCTCAAAGCAGGTGCAATCGAAAACTGTGTACTTCAGTTCAGGCAGAAGTAAAATTCTGGGCGTGGAGGAAGGTATGATTCTCGAAAAGCGAGCAGGAGTGAAGAGGAAGGCATCGAATTGCAATGTCCACTTGAATCTATCCCTTGGCTTAGGGCCAGTTAGGGATGGCTACCATGAAGGTTTGGAGGATGATGATGGCCATTTATCATTGTCGCTGTGCTCACCATCTTCCTCCAAGATTAGAAGGTTGATAGATGATACTAGTACTGAGAATGCATGCGGGGCAAGTACTCTGGATCTGACTCTATGA
- the LOC113783830 gene encoding myb family transcription factor PHL11-like isoform X2, with the protein MEGSGDAECSKTCPSSGETEADEDENEDEGKIDDDHKQKDGGTSSNSSTVEENEINKPPVRPYVRSKMPRLRWTPDLHLRFLHAVERLGGQERATPKSVLQLMNTKGLNITHVKSHLQMYRSKKIDDPSQGITDHRQVFEGVDPNIFNLSQIPMFPGFHHNHKSTFRILNSNQLSSWHTDELQSTMQSFHDQQEYQQDRLKSSKQVQSKTVYFSSGRSKILGVEEGMILEKRAGVKRKASNCNVHLNLSLGLGPVRDGYHEGLEDDDGHLSLSLCSPSSSKIRRLIDDTSTENACGASTLDLTL; encoded by the exons ATGGAGGGAAGTGGGGATGCTGAATGCTCCAAGACATGCCCTTCTTCTGGGGAAACTGAGGCTGATGAGGACGAGAACGAGGATGAAGGGAAGATTGATGATGATCATAAGCAGAAAGATGGAGGAACCTCAAGCAACAGCAGTACTGTTGAAGAGAATGAGATCAACAAGCCCCCTGTAAGGCCTTATGTCCGATCCAAGATGCCTAGACTCCGTTGGACACCTGATCTTCATCTTCGCTTCCTTCATGCAGTTGAGAGACTTGGTGGACAAGAAA GGGCAACACCAAAGTCAGTTCTTCAATTGATGAACACAAAAGGGCTAAACATTACTCATGTGAAGAGTCATTTGCAG ATGTATAGGAGCAAGAAGATTGATGACCCCAGTCAAG GGATAACAGATCATAGGCAGGTTTTTGAAGGTGTGGATCCAAATATTTTCAACCTGAGCCAAATTCCCATGTTTCCAGGCTTTCATCATAACCACAAGTCCACCTTCAG GATCCTGAACTCAAATCAGCTATCATCTTGGCACACTGATGAATTACAATCCACAATGCAATCATTTCATGACCAGCAAGAATACCAGCAAGATCGGTTAAAATCCTCAAAGCAGGTGCAATCGAAAACTGTGTACTTCAGTTCAGGCAGAAGTAAAATTCTGGGCGTGGAGGAAGGTATGATTCTCGAAAAGCGAGCAGGAGTGAAGAGGAAGGCATCGAATTGCAATGTCCACTTGAATCTATCCCTTGGCTTAGGGCCAGTTAGGGATGGCTACCATGAAGGTTTGGAGGATGATGATGGCCATTTATCATTGTCGCTGTGCTCACCATCTTCCTCCAAGATTAGAAGGTTGATAGATGATACTAGTACTGAGAATGCATGCGGGGCAAGTACTCTGGATCTGACTCTATGA